The Yamadazyma tenuis chromosome 2, complete sequence sequence GAATGGAAGGAGAAGAGCCATGGACTATTCGCCGGGAAGGTGTTTGTGCTAACATCTATGCTGCCAGTCACAAAATGCCTACAATTGTTGGACTTCAGGAGGTTAAACATAATCAATTACATGATATATTGTATGGTCTCGGTAATGACTGGAAATACTTTGGGGTAGGAAGAGATGATGGGAAAACCAAAGGGGAATTTGCTCCTATTTTGTACAGATCCAGCGAGTGGAAACTCTTGAATGGTGCCACCTACTGGTTGAGTGATGACTCTTCACGTCCCAATATTGGCTGGGATGCAAAATGTTCGAGAATCGTCACTTTGGTTACGCTCCAACATCTGCTGGGAAAAATTGtcaatgtcttcaacaCCCATTATGACCACAAGGGTAAGCAGGCACGaatcaactcatccaaaCTTATCATGAAATTGATGCACCAGGTTGGTGATGTAAGTGTGTTATGTGGAGACTTGAACAGTGAAAGTCATGGAGAAGCGTACAAGACATTTACCCAGGGAGGATTGCACGAATCTTCTTGTTATTGTAAGAGTAAGCGTGGATATGATCACACAGACACAGGCTTTAAGAAGGGAAGGAAGGAGAAGTCAATTGATTTTATTTGGACGACACCCGATATTGACATCGAATCCCATGAGGTCTTAAACCATGAATACAAGGGGATTCGGTGTAGTGATCACCGACCCGTTACGGCAGTAGTCCAGCTTTAGACATGTATAATTAGAATGCGATTTTTATATAAACTTTATTTAaaagtcttcatcttcgtcttccaagtcttcaCCACTCAAGATAAATGGTTCAGGGACTGGAGCTTCAGTGACGTTAAGCTGTCTAACAGTCTTG is a genomic window containing:
- a CDS encoding uncharacterized protein (COG:G; EggNog:ENOG503P5XB) — its product is MGLGSIITKHIIPRAEKKFREHQNAPPSINIKNSQLPALQVQVFCHNVRQDAKDRMEGEEPWTIRREGVCANIYAASHKMPTIVGLQEVKHNQLHDILYGLGNDWKYFGVGRDDGKTKGEFAPILYRSSEWKLLNGATYWLSDDSSRPNIGWDAKCSRIVTLVTLQHSSGKIVNVFNTHYDHKGKQARINSSKLIMKLMHQVGDVSVLCGDLNSESHGEAYKTFTQGGLHESSCYCKSKRGYDHTDTGFKKGRKEKSIDFIWTTPDIDIESHEVLNHEYKGIRCSDHRPVTAVVQL